In one Agathobacter rectalis ATCC 33656 genomic region, the following are encoded:
- the glgD gene encoding glucose-1-phosphate adenylyltransferase subunit GlgD, with translation MLNMNNEEALAVIFANSYDALIPEMVSERLMASIPFAGRYRLCDFLISSMVHSGIDNISLIVKKNYHSLMDHLGSGQEFDLARKNGGINIVPPYAQKQIKVYEGRVEAIESLKGYLRKCTQKYVIMADANYVFNFDFRELIEAHKNTGADITAMYRKQEVPKVFLRPNGNNDEMYYTFDIDDGRIKKIYINDRDMGKVNFGMNIYIMEKEKLIRIVDDAFVHGYSYFTRDLMATNTDSLNIQAYEYTGYASQITDMKSYFEENMKLLDEDNRKALFKSGNSIYTKIRDDNPTRYINGSKAKNVMVADGCVIEGTVENSILSRGVKIGKNAKVKNCILLQDTVIEDGANLEYVITDKNVRVSRNRSLTGNDSFQVYVAKGQTV, from the coding sequence ATGCTAAACATGAACAACGAAGAGGCTTTGGCCGTTATTTTTGCAAACAGCTACGATGCCCTCATTCCTGAGATGGTATCCGAGAGACTTATGGCTTCCATTCCGTTTGCAGGTCGTTACAGACTCTGTGATTTCCTGATTTCAAGCATGGTACATAGCGGAATCGACAATATATCTCTCATAGTTAAGAAGAACTATCACTCTCTGATGGATCACCTGGGCTCAGGTCAGGAGTTTGATCTTGCAAGAAAAAATGGTGGTATCAATATAGTTCCGCCTTATGCACAGAAGCAGATTAAGGTGTATGAGGGCCGTGTTGAGGCAATCGAAAGCCTTAAGGGCTATCTGAGAAAGTGCACTCAGAAGTATGTTATCATGGCTGATGCCAACTATGTATTCAATTTTGATTTCAGGGAGCTGATTGAGGCACATAAGAACACAGGGGCTGATATCACTGCAATGTACCGCAAGCAGGAGGTACCGAAGGTATTCTTAAGACCAAACGGCAACAATGATGAGATGTACTATACATTTGATATAGATGATGGACGTATCAAAAAGATATATATCAATGACAGGGATATGGGCAAGGTAAACTTTGGCATGAATATCTATATCATGGAGAAGGAGAAGCTCATTAGAATAGTGGATGACGCTTTTGTACATGGTTATTCTTATTTTACAAGGGATCTGATGGCTACAAACACTGATTCACTCAATATCCAGGCATATGAGTACACAGGCTATGCTTCACAGATTACAGATATGAAGAGCTATTTCGAGGAGAATATGAAGCTCCTTGATGAGGATAACAGGAAAGCATTGTTTAAGAGTGGCAATTCTATCTATACAAAGATCAGGGATGATAATCCTACAAGATACATAAATGGCTCAAAAGCCAAGAATGTCATGGTTGCTGATGGCTGTGTCATCGAGGGTACCGTGGAGAACAGCATCCTATCAAGAGGCGTCAAGATAGGAAAGAATGCAAAGGTCAAGAACTGCATCCTGCTACAGGATACGGTGATTGAGGATGGCGCCAATCTGGAGTACGTGATCACAGACAAGAATGTTCGCGTATCAAGAAATAGATCACTTACGGGAAATGACTCATTCCAGGTTTACGTGGCAAAGGGACAGACCGTATAG
- the rluF gene encoding 23S rRNA pseudouridine(2604) synthase RluF → MEENGVRINKFLSEAGVCSRREADRQIEAGKVGIDGVTAKTGDRVLKGQTVTYNGQVVSKEEEMILIALNKPAGIVCTAEKREKNNVIDYLNYPKRIYPIGRLDKDSEGLLLLTNNGEIVNKMMRSGNRHEKEYIVTVNKTISDSFIRGLAGGVPLVELGVTTRKCHVKKLSSKQFKIILTQGYNRQIRRMCEYFGYRVVKLERVRIMNIELGDLPRGKYRAVTPLEYKGLKRLIADSSNQPVIPDTNKDHSDKKYTDKKHTDKKYQDRRAK, encoded by the coding sequence ATGGAAGAAAATGGTGTAAGAATAAATAAATTCCTCAGTGAAGCGGGCGTGTGCTCAAGGCGTGAGGCAGACAGGCAGATAGAAGCCGGCAAAGTAGGAATAGACGGCGTGACAGCAAAGACAGGTGACAGAGTTCTAAAGGGACAGACTGTCACATATAATGGACAGGTAGTATCAAAGGAAGAAGAGATGATACTGATTGCCCTCAATAAGCCGGCCGGCATAGTCTGCACAGCAGAAAAAAGGGAAAAAAACAACGTGATAGATTATCTTAATTACCCAAAGCGCATTTATCCAATTGGCAGGCTGGATAAGGATTCAGAGGGACTTTTACTTCTGACCAACAATGGCGAGATAGTAAATAAGATGATGCGCTCCGGCAACAGACACGAAAAAGAGTATATTGTCACAGTAAACAAAACAATATCTGACAGCTTCATAAGAGGGCTCGCAGGAGGTGTACCGCTTGTAGAGCTTGGTGTGACAACCAGAAAGTGCCATGTGAAAAAGCTGTCCTCAAAGCAGTTTAAGATTATTCTGACACAGGGCTACAACAGACAGATAAGACGGATGTGTGAATACTTTGGCTACCGTGTGGTTAAGCTTGAGAGAGTGAGAATCATGAATATTGAGCTTGGTGACCTGCCAAGAGGAAAGTACAGGGCGGTGACACCACTTGAATACAAGGGGCTCAAAAGACTGATTGCGGATTCCTCGAATCAGCCGGTTATACCTGATACGAATAAGGATCATTCTGATAAGAAATATACGGATAAGAAACATACGGATAAGAAATATCAGGATAGAAGAGCAAAGTAA
- the ligA gene encoding NAD-dependent DNA ligase LigA, whose product MENNKIKDKIDELVESLNRASKAYYNGADEIMPNYEWDAMFDELTQLEKETGYIRHDSPTQNAGYEAEAGNREPHEYPALSLAKTKSIEELKKWAGDMPIWLSWKLDGLTLVLTYDGGRLVKILTRGNGTVGSNITFLQDAISGFPKEIPYKGHMVVRGEATISYTDFKLLNDTIEDDDEKYANPRNLASGTLNLDDVEEVKRRHVVFYAFTLVHIDDDIISWGDRMSYLSDMKFNVVKREATDAAGLDEAVKRWTRDVESGRMDVPVDGLVICYDDTAYAAGGSVTGHHATRAGFAFKWQDEAVDTRLRYIEWSCAVSTISPVAVFEPVQIEGTTVSRASLCNLTEIERLGVGKECTLSVIKANKIIPKCIAVKDAVGEVEIPKECPVCHHPTRIFVSKNSGVKTLHCTNPDCTAKNVKKFSRFVSKSGMDIDGLSVQTMLKFINEGFIKQFPDIYHLPEHFDKISSMEGFGEKSCMNMQTAIEKSRHVHPVNLIFALCIPLIGTDAGKKIVNAIGFDGFADRMRNATDFVDIDGIGQEKSGSILEWYANPQNSTMFEALIKELDIEKVDIKDMSEGSLNGKTFVITGDVHDFANRSEFKAYVESQGGKVTGSVSKKTDYLVNNDTESTSSKNKKAKELGIPIISEDTFIEMFGR is encoded by the coding sequence ATGGAGAATAACAAAATAAAAGATAAGATAGATGAGCTTGTTGAAAGTCTTAACCGCGCGTCAAAAGCTTACTACAACGGCGCAGATGAAATAATGCCAAACTACGAGTGGGATGCAATGTTTGATGAGCTTACACAGCTTGAAAAAGAGACAGGATATATCCGCCATGACAGTCCGACACAGAATGCAGGCTATGAGGCAGAGGCTGGAAATCGTGAGCCGCATGAGTATCCGGCACTTTCACTTGCCAAGACAAAGAGCATTGAGGAGCTTAAGAAATGGGCAGGTGATATGCCAATCTGGCTTTCATGGAAGCTTGACGGACTGACACTCGTGCTCACATATGACGGTGGCAGGCTTGTGAAAATACTGACGAGAGGAAATGGAACTGTAGGAAGTAACATCACCTTTTTGCAGGATGCCATAAGCGGCTTCCCAAAGGAGATACCATACAAGGGACATATGGTTGTAAGAGGGGAAGCGACAATTTCCTACACGGATTTTAAGCTGTTAAATGATACAATCGAGGACGATGATGAGAAATATGCCAATCCAAGGAACCTTGCATCCGGTACATTAAATCTCGATGATGTGGAAGAAGTGAAGCGCAGACATGTAGTGTTTTATGCGTTTACACTCGTGCATATAGATGATGATATCATATCATGGGGAGATAGAATGAGCTATCTTAGTGATATGAAATTCAATGTTGTCAAAAGGGAGGCAACAGATGCGGCAGGCCTTGATGAGGCTGTAAAACGCTGGACAAGGGATGTCGAGAGTGGCAGGATGGATGTGCCTGTGGACGGACTTGTCATATGCTATGATGACACTGCCTACGCTGCAGGCGGAAGCGTCACAGGGCATCATGCTACGAGAGCCGGCTTTGCTTTCAAGTGGCAGGATGAGGCAGTAGATACGAGACTTCGCTATATTGAATGGTCGTGTGCGGTTTCGACAATATCGCCGGTGGCTGTTTTTGAGCCGGTGCAGATAGAGGGTACGACGGTTTCGAGAGCTTCGCTTTGCAATCTGACTGAAATAGAAAGGCTTGGAGTGGGAAAAGAGTGTACACTTTCCGTGATAAAAGCCAACAAGATTATTCCGAAATGCATAGCTGTAAAGGATGCGGTGGGAGAAGTTGAGATACCGAAGGAATGTCCGGTGTGTCATCATCCGACACGCATATTTGTGAGTAAAAACAGCGGTGTGAAGACGCTGCATTGTACAAATCCTGACTGTACAGCCAAGAATGTTAAAAAGTTTTCAAGATTTGTCAGCAAAAGCGGAATGGATATAGATGGACTTTCGGTACAGACAATGCTAAAATTTATAAATGAGGGATTCATAAAACAGTTCCCTGACATATACCATCTGCCCGAGCATTTTGATAAGATAAGCAGCATGGAAGGCTTTGGAGAAAAATCATGCATGAATATGCAGACTGCCATCGAAAAAAGCAGACATGTTCACCCGGTCAATCTGATATTTGCACTCTGTATACCTCTTATAGGTACCGATGCAGGCAAGAAGATTGTCAACGCAATAGGCTTTGATGGCTTCGCGGACAGAATGAGAAATGCCACAGATTTTGTGGATATAGACGGTATAGGCCAGGAAAAGTCAGGCTCCATACTTGAATGGTATGCAAATCCCCAAAACAGTACGATGTTTGAAGCACTGATTAAGGAGCTTGACATAGAAAAGGTCGATATAAAGGATATGTCTGAGGGAAGCTTAAACGGCAAGACCTTTGTTATCACAGGCGATGTACATGATTTTGCCAACAGAAGCGAGTTTAAGGCCTATGTGGAGTCACAGGGCGGCAAGGTGACAGGAAGCGTGTCAAAAAAGACAGACTATCTGGTAAACAACGACACTGAATCTACTTCATCAAAAAATAAAAAAGCAAAAGAATTAGGAATACCTATCATCTCGGAGGATACATTTATAGAGATGTTTGGGCGTTAG
- a CDS encoding glucose-1-phosphate adenylyltransferase, with translation MAKELVAMLLAGGQGSRLYALTQKLAKPAVPFGGKYRIIDFPLSNCVNSGIDTVGILTQYQPFVLNEYIGNGQPWDLDRLYGGVHVLPPYQKASGSDWYKGTANAIYQNIAFIERYDPEYVIILSGDQICKQDYSDFLKFHKEKNAEFSVAVMEVPWEDASRFGLMVADDDDKITEFQEKPKNPKSNLASMGIYIFNWDILKKYLIEDENDPDSENDFGNNIIPNLLRDGRRMYAYHFNGYWKDVGTIPALWEANMEVLDPEHSGINLFDENWKIYSRNSGHTGHFISNSAEVTDSMITDGCVVKGTVKHSILFGGVVVEEGAVVEDAVVMGDTVIKRGAKVTHCIVAEGVTVGCDAVIGEKPAEDVTGDVATIAPGVTIGDRAVIGPKAMVYNDVEEGQEQC, from the coding sequence ATGGCAAAAGAGCTAGTTGCGATGCTTCTTGCCGGTGGTCAGGGCTCCAGACTTTATGCACTGACGCAGAAACTTGCAAAGCCGGCAGTTCCGTTTGGAGGCAAATACAGAATTATTGATTTTCCGCTTTCTAATTGTGTTAATTCAGGTATAGATACAGTTGGTATATTGACACAGTACCAGCCGTTTGTGCTGAATGAGTACATAGGAAATGGACAGCCATGGGATCTTGATAGATTATATGGAGGAGTGCATGTACTGCCACCGTATCAGAAGGCTTCAGGCTCAGACTGGTACAAGGGAACAGCCAATGCGATTTATCAGAATATTGCATTTATCGAGAGATATGATCCTGAGTATGTTATCATACTTTCAGGAGATCAGATTTGTAAGCAGGATTACAGCGATTTCCTTAAGTTCCATAAGGAGAAAAATGCTGAGTTTTCTGTAGCGGTTATGGAGGTTCCATGGGAGGATGCATCACGTTTCGGTCTCATGGTAGCAGATGATGACGACAAGATCACAGAGTTTCAGGAGAAGCCAAAGAATCCTAAGTCTAATCTTGCATCCATGGGTATTTATATCTTCAATTGGGATATACTTAAGAAGTATCTTATCGAGGATGAAAATGATCCGGATTCAGAGAATGATTTCGGTAACAATATCATTCCAAATCTTTTGAGGGATGGCCGTAGGATGTATGCATACCACTTTAATGGATACTGGAAGGATGTAGGAACAATACCTGCACTCTGGGAGGCAAACATGGAGGTGCTTGATCCTGAGCACAGCGGTATCAACTTATTCGATGAGAACTGGAAGATATACAGCCGTAACAGCGGTCATACAGGACATTTCATCAGCAACAGCGCAGAGGTTACAGACTCTATGATTACCGATGGCTGTGTAGTGAAGGGCACAGTAAAGCATTCAATTCTTTTTGGCGGTGTCGTCGTAGAAGAGGGCGCTGTGGTAGAGGATGCAGTTGTCATGGGTGATACTGTGATAAAAAGAGGCGCTAAGGTTACACACTGTATAGTTGCAGAGGGTGTTACAGTAGGCTGTGATGCAGTTATTGGAGAAAAGCCGGCGGAGGACGTGACAGGTGATGTTGCTACAATTGCACCGGGAGTTACAATTGGCGACAGAGCGGTTATAGGACCAAAGGCGATGGTATATAATGATGTTGAGGAGGGCCAGGAACAATGCTAA
- the metA gene encoding homoserine O-acetyltransferase MetA, whose amino-acid sequence MPIKTQNDLPVKEILERENIFVMDENRASHQNIRQLEIAIVNLMPLKEDTELQILRSLSNTPIQVNVTFVTTSTHEATHTSLSHLNKFYETFDDIKDRYFDGMIITGAPVELMEYEEVDYWDEICSIMEWSKTHAFSTLHLCWGAQAGLYYHYGIPKRVLPKKKFGVYAHRVKNRKIPLVRGFDDVFYAPHSRHTEVLKEDILKHPELTILAESDDAGVFLLMDQDGKKIFVMGHPEYDRYTLHNEYERDKKKGLDIDMPVNYYPDNDDTQKPLLQWRSHGNILYSNWLNYYVYQEVPYEFINNREIIGK is encoded by the coding sequence ATGCCTATAAAGACACAAAATGATTTACCTGTAAAGGAAATACTTGAGAGAGAAAATATATTTGTGATGGACGAAAACAGGGCATCACATCAGAACATCAGACAGCTGGAGATTGCGATTGTAAATCTCATGCCATTAAAGGAGGACACAGAGCTTCAGATACTGCGCTCGCTGTCAAATACCCCTATACAGGTCAATGTAACGTTTGTGACCACATCTACTCACGAGGCCACTCACACATCACTCAGTCATCTGAACAAATTTTACGAGACCTTTGATGATATAAAGGACAGATACTTTGATGGCATGATAATCACAGGGGCACCGGTTGAACTTATGGAATACGAGGAGGTAGACTACTGGGATGAGATATGCAGTATAATGGAGTGGAGCAAGACACATGCTTTCTCCACACTTCATCTGTGCTGGGGTGCACAGGCAGGATTATATTATCACTACGGCATACCAAAGCGTGTGCTTCCAAAGAAGAAATTTGGTGTGTATGCGCACCGTGTAAAGAACAGAAAAATCCCACTTGTCAGAGGCTTCGATGACGTGTTTTACGCACCACACTCAAGGCATACCGAGGTCTTAAAGGAGGATATATTAAAGCATCCTGAGCTTACCATACTTGCGGAGTCGGATGATGCCGGAGTATTCCTTCTGATGGATCAGGACGGTAAAAAGATTTTTGTGATGGGACATCCTGAGTATGACAGATATACTCTTCACAATGAGTACGAGAGGGATAAGAAAAAGGGGCTTGATATAGATATGCCGGTGAATTACTATCCGGATAATGATGATACACAAAAGCCGCTTTTACAGTGGCGGTCGCACGGCAATATACTTTATTCCAACTGGCTTAATTATTATGTGTACCAGGAAGTGCCGTACGAGTTCATAAACAACCGCGAGATAATTGGAAAATAA